In Glycine max cultivar Williams 82 chromosome 10, Glycine_max_v4.0, whole genome shotgun sequence, the DNA window ctgaaaaattattaaaaatgataaaactgaaaattatctaaaataagatgaataaaaaaaaagaaaagaaaatgtacATGGATTAATGAAAtagtaaaacttaaaataaaacttcatcTATATCACTCAAACatcaaataaaatgtaaaaaaagctCAATATCTAGATTTTGACATCAATAAATTCtaaatattcaattaataaGAATGATGTCAGCATATAGTAATATAGTACACACTAAGTATTAATTATCAAATCCTTAATGATATTTAACCACACATCAAATAGTTCTaagtaaataaaagtaaaaaatctataaaaataataaaaatatttttaaaaaataattagtttgtgGGATGACTCGTTAACCCATGAACCAAACCCATTTGACCTGTGAGTTAACCAAATAATTCCAAATAAACTGGCATTTAAATGATCTTAACATACTAAGTCTATAGATTAGATGGACCGTCTGCAAGTCCAAACTCATATACCCACCTCTACCTATCAAGATATTAGGTCATAATTTCTTTGAAGGCGTAAATATTTACATCCAATGTATTTCTTAACATGCAAACAAACATGCAGTTAGTAATATAAGTTTCATTTATTTCGCTTTTTAAACTCATTCAAACAAGCTCTGTATATATCATGATACATTTAAATGTTTACTACTGTCAATATTCATACATGTTCTGCATATTTGGTTCTGTGTTAGAACTCAAAAAACATGAAtcaacattttaaatatttgaagttAATTGTAAAGAGTAGCTTTTAGGTAGACGTAGAAATTGGACGTGAGTTTTGCTTGACTCGATGTGTAGCAGTTACTTCTGTATGTGTAGCTTTTGGGCATCTGTATGTGTAGCATTTATCAACGTACTTCCCTTCTTCTCAACGCACAAAAcacaaaatatacaattttattaCTTGTGCATTTTACGCCTCAGAATGAGGAAATATCCGTTGCAACATGTACTCAAACATGTCCTTAGTTGTCATAGGCACTTGAGTACTTCGAGATTGAACATGAGACTAACAACTAGTTAAGTGTTAGATGATGGTCGAAAAACTCAGAAGCTGGGGACATTACCGGACTCAAGCTAGTGTCGCCAAACATAGAACATGTTTATGTAacagttttttatatatttctttttttttttacatttttcttattttttattacataattaTGTGTGGTACTAagatttgttaataaaaaatttaacgtATAAATAAAGTTAGTGATTTTATTGCATAACCGAGTCTACTGTTGCTCTTATCCCTAATAAAAGGGACAAGGAAAGAGAATATGCAAAACAAGGGCAGACAGTGTATTTATACGTTGTACTAAACACTCCTTGTCTCCCCTGACCCTCAGTTTTGCCTTTTTTGTGAAAAAGTGTCTACAGAGAACAAAACAGAACggaacagagagagagaggagctTCTCTACTTGACTTTCTGGAGAGACATGGAGGGTGCAAACTGGAGGATAACAGATGAAGAAGCAGGGCCATCCTCTTCTTCTGGGATTGCTTCAACTAAACAACAAAACCCACCTGAAACTTTTCATCATAGGAAGgaggcagaagaagaagaagaaaccgaggaagaggaagaagaagacgtTTGTCAGCATAAAAATATCACCTTTGTTCCTGGTCCTCTCCTTTCTCTCAAGGATCAGATCGAAAAAGACAAGGTTTTTCCgattctccccccccccccccccctttacTTTTAAAATCATGGGTTGGCagcaagtttaattttttatttatttgtttttgcttaatgggttgtttgttttcaattcatGTATTCTGATGAAAGCTCTCACTGGTTAAATTAGGTAGAGATTACAATAGAATGCCTTGAATGATTCAATATAAAACCGTTCAagtaattgtaaatatttgcaaaaTGTCTTTTAGATCattagtattttattatgtACAGCTTCTCGTGTATTCTGTGAATAAACACTGCATAGAATCAAATGATTTCCTGATGTATTCCAAGGTAGTTTCTCATAATCGGTTAAGAAAGTGACTTTtgcttgtgattttttttttatttgaatgttGGTTGTGCTGTGCAGGAGGATGAGAGCCTAAGGAGATGGAAAGAGAAGCTGTTAGGATGCATGGAAAGTGATTTGGATGGTGTGTTTAAGGAGTTTGTTTATTATCCTTGTTTAACCTCCACAGCACTTTTGCTTGGTTgtgtttataagtttttttttccttatccaTGTAGGTCAGATACATCCTGAAGTGAAATTCCATTCCATTGGAATAATCTCTGAGGATTTTGGTGAAGTTATTACTTCTTTATCTGTGGATGAAAGCCAAAATGGTCATATTCTGTTTACTCTCAGGGAGGGCTCTCATTATCAGCTTAAGCTCAAATTCAGTGTTCTGCACAACATCGTGTCTGGCTTGACATACTGCAACACTGTGTGGAAAGGAGGGCTTCAAGGTAAACTGTCAACACTTTTCTCACatgattttaaattgtggttTGCAACAACAATTGGCTGAATTGAAATATTGTGGTTTTTGAGGTATCCACAACTGTATACATGGCTGCATTTGCCCGCAATATTGCTGATCACAATGCAACTGTAACCACAATTTGTTTGTTGCTTTACTTGCTAGATATTCTTGAGTTTGTtggatgattattattttactgtTATTAATTGACTTTAAAATTCGTGGgtttaaaacaataatgtctTGGCTCATGACTCTGGAAACCTGGCTCTCTAACTTTTTTGTATAATCTAAAATAATGATCATACAATATTCACCTAGATAAGTTCATCAGTTTGAATCTGGAACTTCAATACCATCATATATGCTTCTGGAGCAAATGCTCTACGGAATTTACTTTTGATGTGTTTGAGAAGCAATTGAAAGTATTACTGATTATTTGATCTATTTGTCATCCTTCGAGTCAGGGTTTGGCCTTGCATTTTTTGTGATAATTAGATTCCTTTTTCATCATACTTGTGGGAACATTAGGTTTTCGTACCTCCATAGGAGAAAAAAGGGAGCAACGCAAATGGTGGCTTGCCTGTGGAATAGTAATTGCTCTGTTAAATCTTCCTCTCCTTGAAGTGATATGTTCATAAgttggaaaagaaaataaagtattaaaaCTTTGTTTAAGTCTTAGTAGTTGTCAAATAACAGCTTCTTTAAGCAAATCTTAATTTTCATTACCTGGTTTATTTATTAGAACTTACTTTTTGTCAATTGCACTGCCACCGCTATTTTCATAGGTAGTATGATTGTACAAAAAACATATATCTTTTGTTGACATTAGTTAATTGGTGATGACATCTTTTTTATGCATTAGTGCATTACATTGAGaattcataatttcatatatattcttGGGCATTTCAGTTGACCAGAGCAAAGGAATGTTGGGTACCTTTGCTCCCCAAAAAGAACCATATGTACATGCCTTAAAAGAGGACATCACTCCATCTGGTGTGCTTGCAAGGGGTGTATACTCTGCTAAGATTAAGGTATGAAAAGTAAAATTACACATGTCTGTTTTACCTAATTTTTGTAGTGAATTTGCTGTCTTGAACCTTCTGGttgaagtattttttaagtaaacaaTGCATTTTGCAAGTGTCTTAATTTTAAAGGCAAATATATGGTTACTTATCTGCATAGTTATACTTTTATTAACTGATATTTGATATGTATATTTTATACCTGCATCTAAGATCTGCAACTTGAGGAATATTGTCATAACATTTGAAAGTAACGacctgtttttcttttttctttcttttgcctTTGAGAGATTTCAACTTGTACCTGTTTGGTTCATATCATGCTCTAGACAGCCTGAATACTGATTCACACCTGTGTTTAgtgcttgaaatttgaaaatcctAAAGACTCGTTACTTACCATTGTGCTCTAGTTCATTATAGTCAGGCATCAATACTTATCACAATCATCTATGGATTAGTCATCTAATTTGCCCTTATATTTTACAGCCACTATTTTAATTTCCAAAGGCTATATTTTACGAATTCATAATCCAAATGAATGAAGATGTAATGATTTATATGGTTTTCCTAGTTGCTGAAGTTGTTAGACAATAGTATGTGTTTTACACCGTCTTTTGTGTGTGTAATTTGCACAACTACTTGTATAAACTTGACACTCTTTGTTTGCTGTGTTatagtttgaagatgatgaCAGAAGGTGTCACATGGAACTCAAATATTCGTTAGAGATAAAGAAGAGGTAGTCCGGGTTTATGGCACATTGTGACATTCATCATGcatcttttttgtatttttgaattctttttataattttgaaactaTTTGTTAATTATGCTATTCAGTACTCAAATTTTCATTTAGAGTTGTGAGTAGTGACTTTTATTTTGCTTGCTAATCATACAAAATGGTTGTTTTGCCGTTGGCAAGTCATGTTCAAAGCCATAACATTTGTACGCAAACATGAGTTTTCAAAGCTCTAAGGAAATGTTAAATTCAGCATTTGTGAAAAGTACTTGCACCTTTAATCAGaaccattaaatttaattgatttataacTATAGAGAAGCTTTAATATGAATATATTAACTATATAAAGTGTTGGATTCAACTACTTAACTGTGTTCCTTGATGAAGTGTAGAGGATGCGGTTCCCTAATTCTCGATCAAAATAACATAATTGAGGTCCCACTACTACGTGACAGCAAGATAAACCGTAGGCTTCAAAGGTGAcatgaaaaagaagcatcaccatAGCAAGTTTGACTGTTGCTAGAAAACGGTGCAAGTATTGGTTGAATAAGTGATTGAAAACTGAAAAAGTACTTATCAATATTgtgattagaaaaaaagatgTTTACCTAAATAAGATATTATTCGTAATTTCATGTTTTCTCACTAATCTTGCGACAATTATATGCTTTTATGGGGGACCTATGAAACGGGCCAATAATGTGGCCAGAAAAATGCCAATTTGGATTGGCccacttaaatttaaaagaaagtaTACATCTTGATTGTTGATAGATCACTTGACTTGATTTGgtttgatgaaaataataaacGAATTAtctctcaaaattaaaaatttggggGAATCTTCAATCAGtctagttaaatttttttaagggtCAGTTTTGGTCACTAATTTTTTTAGGAACTAAATTGGTATCCATATTCACTATGTAGGGACTAACTTGTGCTGACATACGTCTCAAGTGGGTACAATCACATCTTTTGTGAAAAATGCAGAAGTTACAATTGATAGATGTAGGAGTGATGCGCGTAATAGATAATTCAAACGTATAAAAGACTAAACAATATAATAAGTATATACTGGAGATAAAGTTCATTTAGAAGGGTTTATTTTCATAAAggaaattagtgtgaaaaaataattaattctatttGCTTCAGAACTTTGGTTCTGACATTCCCATAATCAATTTAaaggttttaaaaaagtttGTGGGAATAATCTTTCCCAAGAATATAAAGATTCCTCAAAAAGCTATTTCAACAAGGAGATGTAGGTGAATTTTCATTCTCGGACTGAAATGTAGGTGAATATTTAGGTTCTTCTCAAATGTTCAAATCACTTCAATGGTAAAGCTTAggttcgattttttttttttttttgcagctaATCATTTCTCTGTGTAAGGCTTAACTTAAATTTGACTTTTGAAAACAATTCTAAAGATCCGTTAGATATCCTAGCTTTGGAATATGATTCCTTCGGTTTCCTTGAACTTTCCTTAAcagaagccaaaagaaaaagaaaaaaaaaaaagtatttttaagaaAGATCGATCTGCCCATCTTTTATTTCATGCACTTCCAACCTTATCACCAGATCACCATAGCCCCACCTTGTCACTTATCACCAGATCACATcctaaagtatatatatatatatatatatatatatatatatatacacacacacacaccttaTCCTAATGCTTACGTATTTGTGTACGAGTCTCTTACACCCTATATATCTCTACACACATGTATTTGTACATAGAACATAATGAGCAGGGTGTAAGATTATGAATTACTCCTATATGTTTAAGGTTTATGCTATgagattaattatttgaaattaacTGCAtaacaattggatttgaatcaCGGATCGATCCTGATCCAAGTAAAGTACAACATGCGATGTAAAACAAGGGACAAAAAACTGGCTAAGGCATCAAGCATCAGGTTTGGAGGAAGTTAATtcatgcaaaataaaaaaagaggcatTGGTGAAAATAACAATGAAGTGAGAATCGAACAACTAAGGTTGGTTTTTGAAAACACGTAAGTTGTAGTGCTTAACGACGATAACAAGGACAAAAAACAAAGGACGAAAGTACAGAGTTTGAATCGGAAATACCGAAGAAGAAGCCTTAACGACCAAACtccgaatatatatatatgcaccatgaatttattgcttCACTTTCATTTTAGTATCAAATTAAGAAAATCGTTTTGGTTAGTTTTTGCATGGAAATGGAATCTTCATTgacgcctcctcctcctcctcctaagTTCCGGTTCAGAGATAACTCTGAGCCGGAATCTCAGAACTCATCGGAGCTGGGCTCCGACGTCGTTTCTGCCATGTCACCGTCTATCCGCCATCCTGATGCCGACCTTGAAATCGAGTCCATGACCGGAAGAGTACTTTctataatttccaactttttctctgtctactttcatttaattaatgtttgtaacaaagaaaaagagagtgtTGTTAACATTCCTCGTATTCATTTATGTTTTagcgtgaaaaaaaaaagaaattaaaataagttgtaAGGaagttttaataataaaattggtgATTGGGTTAATGATGACAGGGCATCATGCATCTGTGTGATGAACTTCGGGAGCTAAAGGAAGCAGCAAATGAAGATTTGCAGAAAAACATCTTCAGCAAATATTCCACTTTCCTTAGGTAATTAACATCtccaactttttcttttttaatgtttatcgTGAACAATATCTACTATATGATTTAGGATCCTTCTTCGAGTATTAGTATTAATTGAATTCCCTAACAATCTAATTAGTTcacataattgtttttataCTTCGTGAAAAGAGTTCTCtttactctttattttttcttcttctaactaAGCATTTTGTCACATGTGACAAGAGAGTGTAAAACATATATGATatgaaatgaatatttttttatttattttttgtttcatgagGAGTTTCTGTTAAAAAATGCAAACTGTAAAGGAAAGTAAAAACATAACAAAGCTATTTTTATCCCTAAATTAAACCTACCCAGCTAtcattcttgattttttttttcaaaccaccCTTGTAATTCCTAACAAAAATGTCATTTCATATTACTTGTTTTTGGTAATGTTTTATATCACTAATTTATACCCTTCCTTTACAACCGttttatatgaaataaactATTAAGTGATATGAAAGagaaattctttattttaaggGGAGGAAAAaggatgtaattttttttttgtaacacaATGAGGATagtttatgttaaatatttattagaccCTGCAACTAAAAAACTGGATTGCTTGTTATTATTCATTAGATGGTAGAATGGCATAAAATATTGAGGTGATGTTATGCTTTTGTGTGTGTAGAATACTAGAGGAAGTGATAGGAGTGGAAAATGAGCTTGTGCAACTGGAAAACCATTTCCTATCTCATAAAAGGCAAGTAAAGGATCTTATAGATCGAATATATCCAAAGATATTGTCCATAGACATAACCTTTGAAGATCATATAAATTTTGTCCCTTCTCCCCCCACCGAATTGGAAGCTCACATGAATGAATGTTTTGAGAATTTGGATATTCTCATATCAGAAAACAAGATAGATGAAGCCCTGAACCTTCTAGAATCTGCAGATGAACATTGTCAAAGCCTTCAATTGCAACATTGTTCCCATAGTGAGATAATATTATATGAATCAGCAATTTCTGAGAAAAAGTCCATGCTTGTACAACAATTGACACAAATAGTTGAGAATAAAAGAACACCGGGACCAGATCTTCAAAGGGCACTAGCTAGGCTTTGCAGACTTGGTGATATTCAACTTGCTGTTAATCTGTTGCTTAAACATTACCGTTTGCGTGTTGCGAATGGAACAGATAATTTGCGGTGGGCAAAATCATCTTCAATTGAGATATACATGAGGGAACTTGCAAGGTTTGTGTTCTCAGTGATTTCACAAGCGGCAAGGAGCTTTGTGATGTTGTGTGGAGAAACATCTCCTTATGCCTCAGAACTTATGTTGTTTGCATatgaagaaacaaaatcatTCATCATTTGTTTTGATAAATACGTCAAAGGCACCTCAG includes these proteins:
- the LOC100803429 gene encoding rho GDP-dissociation inhibitor 1 isoform X2 is translated as MEGANWRITDEEAGPSSSSGIASTKQQNPPETFHHRKEAEEEEETEEEEEEDVCQHKNITFVPGPLLSLKDQIEKDKEDESLRRWKEKLLGCMESDLDGQIHPEVKFHSIGIISEDFGEVITSLSVDESQNGHILFTLREGSHYQLKLKFSVLHNIVSGLTYCNTVWKGGLQVDQSKGMLGTFAPQKEPYVHALKEDITPSGVLARGVYSAKIKFEDDDRRCHMELKYSLEIKKSVEDAVP
- the LOC100803429 gene encoding rho GDP-dissociation inhibitor 1 isoform X1, which gives rise to MEGANWRITDEEAGPSSSSGIASTKQQNPPETFHHRKEAEEEEETEEEEEEDVCQHKNITFVPGPLLSLKDQIEKDKEDESLRRWKEKLLGCMESDLDGQIHPEVKFHSIGIISEDFGEVITSLSVDESQNGHILFTLREGSHYQLKLKFSVLHNIVSGLTYCNTVWKGGLQVDQSKGMLGTFAPQKEPYVHALKEDITPSGVLARGVYSAKIKFEDDDRRCHMELKYSLEIKKRGCGSLILDQNNIIEVPLLRDSKINRRLQR